In one Winogradskyella sp. MH6 genomic region, the following are encoded:
- a CDS encoding LuxR C-terminal-related transcriptional regulator, translating to MKYSKIKELYNFIFESYDKPSLEKHIEKIIEMDRFLPYSSTFFCITNTQDLTFEYVSKNYKASLGLDPNELKEKGMRYFWSRIHPEDIEFWLQALNSLMKFTLSEIPKEKRQDASYTWNFRFKNAQNIYVNVVQNTTPLIFDSENKPIIGLAHYTIMHPDVKLDITASAKLLNDKQEYETIYFDSFSQKLLHDSVTNRERDIIRLLILDKTSKEISEKLNISSHTVDTHRRNILKKLDITSTGELVGILKLNPHWL from the coding sequence ATGAAGTATTCCAAAATCAAAGAATTATACAATTTTATATTTGAATCTTACGATAAACCATCTTTAGAGAAGCATATAGAGAAAATCATAGAGATGGATCGTTTTTTACCTTATAGCTCAACCTTTTTTTGCATAACCAATACGCAAGATCTAACCTTTGAATATGTTAGTAAAAATTACAAAGCTTCCTTAGGACTAGATCCAAATGAACTTAAGGAAAAAGGAATGCGTTACTTCTGGAGTAGAATTCATCCTGAAGATATAGAGTTTTGGCTACAAGCATTAAATAGTCTTATGAAGTTTACATTGAGTGAAATTCCGAAGGAAAAAAGACAAGATGCTAGTTATACATGGAATTTTAGATTTAAAAACGCACAAAATATTTATGTAAATGTGGTACAAAATACCACACCATTGATTTTTGACTCAGAGAACAAGCCAATTATAGGCTTGGCTCATTATACAATTATGCATCCAGATGTTAAGTTAGATATTACAGCCTCTGCCAAATTGCTAAATGATAAGCAAGAATACGAAACCATATACTTTGATAGCTTTTCTCAAAAATTACTGCACGATAGTGTTACCAATAGAGAAAGAGACATTATAAGACTTTTAATTTTAGATAAGACAAGTAAAGAAATTTCCGAAAAGCTTAACATCAGTTCACATACCGTAGATACGCATAGACGTAATATTCTAAAGAAGTTAGATATTACATC
- a CDS encoding CPBP family intramembrane glutamic endopeptidase, which translates to MQSIRYRLFEFFIGFVLIPVSFVLEFQLWIKLVIGSLAFVYVTYVLLKVENNKFKIRQHINWTQFWQRTIIKFLVIAIITSIYVYIVDYKNLFEVIKSKPMLWVAILFVYSVFSVYPQELVYRTFFFQRYESLFRSNALFIMVNAALFSLAHIFFKNTLVMIFTFIGGILFALTFKKTKSTLLVSIEHAIYGCWLFTVGMGEMLGFPN; encoded by the coding sequence ATGCAAAGCATAAGGTATAGACTTTTTGAATTTTTTATTGGGTTTGTATTAATTCCGGTAAGTTTTGTATTAGAGTTTCAGCTTTGGATTAAACTAGTTATAGGTTCATTGGCATTTGTTTATGTAACCTACGTACTTCTTAAGGTTGAAAATAATAAGTTTAAAATTAGACAGCATATTAATTGGACTCAATTTTGGCAACGAACCATCATAAAGTTTTTAGTAATAGCAATTATCACTAGTATTTATGTGTATATAGTTGACTATAAAAATTTATTTGAGGTCATAAAATCAAAGCCTATGTTGTGGGTGGCGATTTTGTTTGTGTATTCTGTTTTTTCGGTATATCCACAAGAGTTGGTTTACAGAACGTTTTTCTTTCAACGCTACGAATCGCTATTTAGAAGCAATGCCTTGTTTATAATGGTAAATGCTGCATTATTTTCATTGGCACATATATTCTTTAAAAATACTTTAGTCATGATTTTTACGTTTATAGGAGGTATTTTATTTGCACTAACTTTTAAAAAAACAAAATCTACACTTTTAGTTTCTATAGAACATGCTATTTATGGTTGTTGGCTATTTACGGTGGGTATGGGTGAGATGTTAGGGTTTCCTAATTAA